CCGCCGGTATGGATCACACGGCCGTCGGCGAGCACGGCGGTCATGCCCATCACGTTTTCGCGCATGGTGCCGTAGCGCACGGCGTTGGTGCCGGAGGCGCGGGTGGCCGCCATGCCGCCCAGGGACGCATCGGCGCCCGGGTCTATCGGGAAGAACAGCCCGGTGCCGTGCAGGGCGGCATTCAGTTGTTTGCGGGTTACGCCGGGTTGCACGGTGACGTCCATGTCGTCGACGCGGATCTGCACAATCTGGTCCATGCCCGACACGTCAATGCTGATGCCGCCGTGGGACGCTTGCAGCCAGCCTTCCAGGGATGTGCCGCTGCCGTAGGCAATCATCGGCACGTCGTGGCGATAACAGGCGGTGCTGATGGCGACGATATCGTCCAGGCTGTTGGCGTAGGCCACGGCATCCGGCGGCATGGGGTCGAGGGCGGAAATATCACTGCCATGGTGTTCGCGCACACTGGCCGAAGTGGAAAACCGGTTGCCGAGCAACTGGCTCAGTTCATCCAGCAGCGATTGTGGCAGCGGCGGGTGTGCAGGGGCGGCAGGAACGGTCATCGAGCAGTCTCCTTTTTTTGTGCGCCGCATGAGGGCGGCATTTTGGGGAGTTAGTGCTTATCTTAGGCAGACGGGGGTCAACACGTGTAGTGCTGATTTCAGAGGGTGCCATCTCTTTTAGAGATAGAGGGAATATCGAATTGGGAACTCATACGCTGTGGCCTGCCAACGAACATGAAGTGGCGCAAATGCAGCGCTTCAACCAGAAACTGGCGTGGTTGCCGCGTTTTCGCATCCGCAACCGCGTGACGCCCCGGGTGATCCAGGCGCTGTTGCGCTCAGGCCAGATGGTGGCCGGCAACAAGTTGCTCAAGCATGGCCTGCAAGCCGAAAGCCGGCACGTGGGCTCGGTGCCGGTGCGCATCATTCGGCCGAAGGGCAAGGTCAAGGGAGTGGTGTTGGACATCCATGGCGGCGGCTGGGTGATCGGCAATGCGCAGATGAATGACGACCTCAACGTTGCCATGGTGAACGCGTGCGACGTGGCGGTGGTGTCGGTGGATTACCGGCTGGCGGTGAATACACCGGTTGTGGGGATTCTGGAAGACTGCCTGGCCACGGCGCGCTGGTTGCTCGGGGAGTGTGAGGAGTTTGCCGGCCTGCCGGTGATCGTCGTCGGCGAATCTGCCGGTGGGCACCTGGCGGCGGCCACATTGCTGGCGCTGAAGCAATGGCCCGAGTTGCTGGCGCGGGTGAGCGGGGCGGTGCTGTATTACGGCGTCTACGATTTGACCGGTACACCGAGCGTACGCACGGCAGGACGCGAAACGCTGCTGCTGGACGGGCCCGGGATGGTTGAGGCGTTGCGCCTGCTGACGCCGGGGTTGAGTGATGAGCAGCGCAGGGAACCGGCGTTGTCACCGCTGTACGGCGACCTTGCCGGGCTGCCGCCGGCGCTGATGTTTGTGGGGGAGCTGGACCCGTTGCTCGACGACACGATACAGATGGCCGAGCGATGGGCTGGGTCCGAGGTGTTTCTGCTCCCGCAGGCCGCCCATGGGTTTATTCATTTTCCGACGGCGATGTCCAGCCGCGTGCTTGCTTATAGCCGCGAGTGGATAACGGCTCGAGTCGAGGTTTAGATCGGGGAAACCGAGGGGCACACCTTTGCCGGGGCGCTTTTAACAAGCCCGCGGCTGACTTCTCCTGTGGCTCCATTCTTGACGACCTTATAAATGGCGATCGTGCAGTACTCTGAGGCTGCCTCATAGTCAGCGCCGGCTTCAGGCACAAAGTAAGTGCTGTAGAGGCACTGATGTCTTCCGTCAGCACCTGAGTACACCACCGTCAGCGGCGTGTTCGGTTGCACATACACTTCGGAGCTGTTTTTTACACCCTCGCCACCGGGGATGCCCAGGCGTTTGTCATTGAAGGTTTTATCATTCAACGGGGCTAGGCTCCTTGAGTTGACCGAGCCGGCCCCCGGCAAATCCCAGTTGATGCAGGTGCTGCCGGGTACCAGCCGCACGACCTGATCAGTGATCACCCTAAGTCTGCTGGTGGTCGGGTTTTGCGGCTCGTGATACGCGGTGGTAAAGGATTTGAGGGCGCCCATGGTAGAGCACCCGCAAAACAGTGGCAGGGCTAAAAGGGCCAGGAATCTAACGGCTTTCAATCGACTCGCTCCATGCTGAGTGTTCATTGGTTTCTCTGGGCGATCCTTGCAAGCAAGTGCGGCCCGAAGGAAAATCATCCGGTTTATATAACAAGGTCACAGGGAACAGTGAAAGCAAAAATAGTATTCATCGCTTCGTTGGGGATGTTGGCGCTCGTTCAAACATCACTGTCTTTTGCGGAAAATGTGAACGGCAAAAACATTTATCTGCAGCGATGCGCCATGTGCCACGGCGCGGATATCAAAGGGACGGGACCCTTGGCGAATAAAAGCAATCCGCCTACGCCTGACCTGATAACGGCCAGTTTCAAGAAACGCCTGAATGATTATCCGGGCGTTATTGTGTCATCCATCATCCTTCGTCCAAATGGCGACCTGATTCCAAGAACGTTGCGGGAGAACGGTGTAAAGCTGTCACCGTTCACCTGGAAGGTTCAGGACTTTCGCGATTTGAACGAGTACATGAGTGGAGTGATTTCAAAAAGCCGATGATGTTGAGAGGAAAGTCTCGCGGCAGGTGTTGGGGCTCTCCAAGGCTTTTCGCGAGGGCGGGCCTTCCCCTGTAGGAGCCGGCTTGCCGGCGAAAAATCCGAGAGCGCTGCGTTCATCCAGCGTACCAGCGTCATCGTTGGCGACCATCGCCGGCGAGCCGGCTCCTACTTGCGCACCAGAAACTCGGCCAGGTCCTTGACCGCGTCCTCTGCCAGCAAGCCCACCTCCACGGTAATCCCCGCGTCCTGCAGCATTTTTATGCCCGCTCCCGAGTTACGCGGGTCGGGATCCAGCATCGCAACAAACACTTTCTCGACACCGCTGTTGATCAAGGCCAGCGCACAGGACGGCGTGCGGCCGTGAAAGGAGCAGGGCTCCAACGTCACGAATGCACTTACCCCGGAGCAATCACCGGACACGTTGCCCAGCGCCATTGCCTCCGCGTGATGCAGCCCCGGCGGTTGTGTATAGCCTTGGCTGATCACCGCGTTACCCCTCACCAACACGCAACCCACTGGTGGGTTTGGCAGGCACTTGGGCAGCGCCAGGCGGCCCTGGGCGAGGGCGAGGCGCATGAAGTCGGCATTGGAGGATGGGGTGGGCATGTCTTCGTGATCCTGTTAGTCGTGCCTTAGCACCCGCTCAACGCCACCTGCGGACGCTCGCCCGCAAAGAAAAACGGCCGCAACCGCACACCCACGCTGTTACCGATAAACGCCGCCACCAACCATACCCAGCCATGCAGGCTGCCCGACGCAATCCCGCTAAAATACGCGCCGATATTGCAGCCGTACGCCAGTCGCGAGCCGTAACCCAACAGCAAGCCACCGATCACCGCGGCG
This genomic window from Pseudomonas sp. Bout1 contains:
- a CDS encoding bifunctional diaminohydroxyphosphoribosylaminopyrimidine deaminase/5-amino-6-(5-phosphoribosylamino)uracil reductase RibD; this encodes MPTPSSNADFMRLALAQGRLALPKCLPNPPVGCVLVRGNAVISQGYTQPPGLHHAEAMALGNVSGDCSGVSAFVTLEPCSFHGRTPSCALALINSGVEKVFVAMLDPDPRNSGAGIKMLQDAGITVEVGLLAEDAVKDLAEFLVRK
- a CDS encoding alpha/beta hydrolase; protein product: MQRFNQKLAWLPRFRIRNRVTPRVIQALLRSGQMVAGNKLLKHGLQAESRHVGSVPVRIIRPKGKVKGVVLDIHGGGWVIGNAQMNDDLNVAMVNACDVAVVSVDYRLAVNTPVVGILEDCLATARWLLGECEEFAGLPVIVVGESAGGHLAAATLLALKQWPELLARVSGAVLYYGVYDLTGTPSVRTAGRETLLLDGPGMVEALRLLTPGLSDEQRREPALSPLYGDLAGLPPALMFVGELDPLLDDTIQMAERWAGSEVFLLPQAAHGFIHFPTAMSSRVLAYSREWITARVEV
- a CDS encoding c-type cytochrome; translation: MLALVQTSLSFAENVNGKNIYLQRCAMCHGADIKGTGPLANKSNPPTPDLITASFKKRLNDYPGVIVSSIILRPNGDLIPRTLRENGVKLSPFTWKVQDFRDLNEYMSGVISKSR